The nucleotide window GACATATAAGACTATATTCAAAAGTTGATTTAACTGCATTGTGATATATTTCTTCTGTTTGTCTCTACGTCTAGATCCTCAATCATTGCCTGATATTCAGACACTTTGTTCACCTTCCAACATGAACCAACATAAAACTTGCTGGTTTCGTAATCAAAGAAGCACCCTCTTGCTAGGTGGACGGCATCCCAGTTATCTGCAAAATGGTCAGTAAATGTGGGTGATTTATTGTTATATGTTTGGTTAAAGGGGATATGTTAATCCCccaactaccccccccccccttcaaaggGGTTACATGTGCTGAAGTGACTACAATGTTTCTTGAactgttttgaaatattattagcaAGGCAGTGTTTGCGGTGTTATCATGGATGCACAGTTCTAGACAAGGCAGTTATTTGCTGTGTTTCAGTGCCATCTGGTGATACTTGAATATCAAACTTAATGTTTCTTTCAATAGTTGGAAATAATTAGGTAGAGTATATTGTTTTCACATATGGAAGgtagttattattttaaaatttaggCCCATTTAAGTTATCCTTCGAATAATTCATGAACTGAAAGCTATGAAATTGTAAACATATCTAATATAAAGCTGTTTTTTTTAGGtgttagggggtggggggggggggagcaggagGACCACTTTCCTGTCATTTTCCAGGTTGTACTGAATGAAACTGGGGTGTGATCCCTTGTTCCAACAGTTTGTAAGACACTGGTTTCTGACTGGCACCCTAGCGTAGAATGTTCTATATAGATCATCACCAACTGAGACATGGATATCTCCATTAgtagaggtcactggttcaaatGCCATTATCATCAATAATTTCTTTGCTCAATTGAATTGTTACATCTTGATGACAAACTCAAATCTTTCATAGGTATTGCTCCAAGTAGAGGGTTCAAAACGAAGAGATCCAGTAGCAAAAACAAGTTAACTTCCACACGGCTAAGAGAACAAGAAGGATTCCTTTCTGCATTATTCAGTGTGAGTTGCTTAATCAAATTTTCCTTGAAAATATTCTAAGTTTGGAACCTTACTAGACTGTCTACTAATTTAAGGTGATACCTGCAAGCCATTTAGCTCATTGCATCTGAAGTTGTACAGATTAGTCATTGCTGTCCATTGTTATGATAGTTGTGAACACCCTCTGGTTGGCTAAACCCACCCAACCCAATCTCACCCATCCTTTCCTCTTATTAGATGCTCATTTAAGAGAATTATGAGTATTATAAGACTTAACTTCCCAAAATCATTCTTCACAATGGTCTGGAAAAGACCTAATTCCCAAATAAGAAAGATAACTTCAATTGGGAGGAAACATTTCATGGTGAGCTGTGAGGTATATACATGATTTATGTGTATTATGATAGACCTTTAAGGTTTGTGATGGGAAACTTCCATAGAGGGCTATCAAGTTTTTCACATTACaagctttcattttctttcctctAAAGCTACCTTCCATTGTtctcaacccccaccccataTCAGTGTAGCTAACTGGAAAACTTGTCTGTGTCACTTGGAGAACAAAGAGGAGAAATTGTTAACACAGGAGAGTTATTAACATACAGTTAGTTAATGAGACCTCCATAAGACCTTTTATAAATAACACCTGAAGCCACTCCATCCCATTTAACCAAGTAGTATATATGCAACAATGTTTGTACCTCTTACATCATTGTTTACTTTCTATCTTTTTCCCCTTCTAAGTGGCGAAACAAAGAACCACCCCAACAGCTGGCAGACAAAGTGGACCACGCCCTCTCCAAGAGTGAATCTTTAGTCTCTGATCAAAACTCCTTCAAGACAGGCTTCTTGGAGGGGTACCTGAAAGGAAAGGATGATCCTAAGAAATCTGAGCGGTGGAAGGGGTGGACGACTTTCATTGTGATAGGAATCCTAGGCTACATCTACCTCAAGATGATGTCGGTCTTCTGTAAGTTTACTTCATTTGAGAGGTAATTGGGTTATGAGTGCCCATAGTGATATGATCTCTCAAACAAATCTGATGAAGTTCTAGAAGCAATGAATTTCTTTCATTGCTATAGACATAACAAGCTGCATTTACATCAGGATGATatcaatgtattgtaagtttgCTTGTATTTCATTTGAGGACAATTTGATCATGAGTAGCCATAGTGATATAACAGTAACTTGCATCATATAAAGATGATTTATCAGAAAGCTATTGATACATGTAGGTCCACTTAAGTGCAAGAACCTTGCTGACCACTTGAACACAGTAATGCTCAAAAGTTGGAAACATTGTGTTCAATGATTGTTTGAGACTGTTCTTGTACAAAGAGTGGCAAGGAACCACTTATGTAATATACTCTATGGGCTCCCAGTTTTGGGTTTGGAATGAAGAGCTTTCCTTGGGGTTGCTTAAAAGTTAGGCTACAAAGCAGATACAATGGAGTGTGAGAAACTGGAGTAAACACCTCTGCCGTTTAAATTCTGGGGATATCTCCATTGCAGCCATCAGGGATTTGCagagaaaattaaatatatattccataCATTTGCATGACACTAAGGTCAGTGGCTAATGTGTTGACATGTCTGTTGCATCTCATGTATCTTCCTCCTTTTGTAGCTCGGGTATCTATTATCGGTACATCTACCGTTGACTCCATTAATGTCAGTGATGTCTCCTTCAACGATGTTCGAGGGGTAAGATAGATTTATTAAACTTCTCATACTGTTTATTATAGAAAGTTACAATCTTCCTGCAATCGGTTGAAAATTAGGTATGATTATGGAAATTTATTAATTGCTGCACTTAGTCGTTGCACTTTGTAATAGAGTGTTCTTTGTCCTATTTTTCTATCTGATCTGAGCTGTATTTTGCTGTCTATGTCTGAAAATGTatactgttttatttattttgagatactactacatataAACATAGTAATAACTCTAAATATAGTATGCAGAACACATTAAGTAAGATTAAGTAGGATTAAAACTCTTTTTGAACACAAGTCAAATGCACTGATAGCATGGATTGCAAATTTGCTTTTGGTGCTGATACTACTTGCTGTTATGCCTTAATTGCCTTGGTGCCCtgtaaaagttttgaaaattgcCTTTGGTGCCCAGTAAACTTTGAAAATTGCCTTGGTGTCCTATTGAAAGTTGCTGTTGTGCTCTACCATGGCAATGAAAATCCAAGGCAATTTGTAACTTGCCTATAAATGTTGCCTTACACCTCTCTTAATTTAAGCCCTGCTTTGAAATAAGTAAAGCACCTCAAGTACAGCCATTTACACATGTGTCATATTCCTTTATGTTTTACACTATGGCAGATTGATGAAGCTAAGAATGAATTGGAGCATGTGGTTAATTATCTGAAAGATCCTGATAAGTACACCAATCTTGGAGGGAAACTTCCCAAAGGTAAGGTGACACTACTGTAGGAAAGACAGCTGGTTTGGTTTGTGTTGTGCCCTGCAATTGTCAGTTCATTGCTTTATTTGCTTTCTTTCACATGATTGAAGGTGCAGCACTGTTCCAGTGTATGCTTTCCCGAATTGTCTTGGTACCacagaaaaattgaaaattttataACTAGAATTTGGTTTGTCATAGTTATCTGCTTTAACCAAACAACTGATCAAGGCCTTCATCAGTCAATAAATCAATCAGTCAGTCAATAAATGCTCAcatttttaatacatttattGACTTTGAATAGGTGTTCTGCTAGTGGGTATTCCAGGGACAGGAAAGACTTTACTTGCCAGAGCTGTGGCTGGAGAAGCCAATGTACCCTTCTATTATGCATCCGGTTCAGACTTTGATAATATGTTTGTCGGTTCTGGTGCCAAGAAAGTCAGAGATGTGTTTGGTAAGTAGGAGTTATATGCAGATAATAGGAATGATGTTGCAGAGTTATTGCTGCCTGATGTTGCTATGtgatatacatatgtataaccTGTTGGAGCAAGTTACGATACATTTCCTGCATAAAGATGTGTTTGCTAAGTTAACAAGTTTTCATGACCAGTGAACAGGCCAGCTAGTTGCACAGAAGGATGCATCTGTGTCtccttgttttgttgttgttcattgTGTTATTATGTCTTCAATCAATTCAATTACTAAACATTACTGGAAGTACATCGGTCTTTATGATTTCTAGGCAGTTTCCATGCATATACTCTTCAGAGTATTTCAGTGATCACCATGGCCATATTTAACAGATTTATTGTTGGATTATATTGCAGCGGAAGCCAAACTGACCACTCCCTGtgttatttttattgatgagcTTGACTCTGTTGGCGGCAAGCGTGTTGATTCCCCGTTGCACCCATATGCCAGACAAACCATCAATCAGCTCCTGTCCGAAATGGATGGATTCAAACAAAACGAAGGCATCGTGGTTTTGGCTGCCACTAATTTTGCTGAGTCGTTGGATAAGTAAGTAGACGAGAGATTGGTACAGTGTTACAGGATATATTCCATGTTATTGCTTTTGTGATAAAGTTCCTGGTTGCATTTCAAAACAAGCCAAGGCACAACCACAGTCCACTTCTTACCAGACTTAGTACTAAGAATGTCCTTAGTGTTCCTACCAAATGTTAGTGAAGATGCGATAGTCTATAACAATTGTTATAAAATGAGCAATTGGTGGGTACTAAGCCTCACTAGTTTATAACAAAAGCCACATTGGTCTAAGACTATGATTTGGATAAGCTGGTATGAAACCTTCATTGTCATTTGCTTGACAATGAATGTATTGCATGGATGTACTtgtattttcaaatgaaatactTATAGGCATCACGCTCACACATTATTTAGAACAGATGTTGCATCTATTTCAGGTTTCCTGCAGTTGTTTTACAATTGTTTCCTCTATTGTGCTTTTCAGAAATCTACAATATATTAACTCTTTTTCAGAGCACTAACAAGACCAGGACGATTTGATGTGACAGTGACAGTCCCAAGACCTGATGCTAGAGGACGACAGCAGATTTTAGACTTGTATCTTGGGAAGATAAAAGTTGGGCCTGGTGAGGAATACTTGTAAAAACTTTATCTAAATGTTGCCATGATTTAATTGCAATTTTGTggaaattttgttgttgttgtttagatCTGCACTTCTTGTGGGTGATCTTGATCCTGAGCTATTTATTAAAGATTGagaatatcataaatataatcaTAGCATTTCATGTTAGACATGCTCTTGactattttgttgttttttgtggtttacttttgtttttcttcatagaTGTGGATGTGGAAGTCTTAGCAAGAGGTACCGTAGGCTTCACAGGTAGGTACCCTCTTAACATGACCTTAGACATTGACAGCTGTTCTAACCTTTGGGTCATTTATTCACTGTTTCAAAGGCGCAAAGTGTAGTAGAGAGAAAGAATCAGCATAAAAATGTCATTCCTTAAAtctttttcataaataatgAAAGGAACACTAGGTGGCAGCTGTGACCATTCTCTGCTTAAAATGTTCAGAAGAGATCGTTTTAGTGCTCATTAGTGAGATGAACAGTGGTCTAAACATAACCAAAGGAATTGGTAGCCAGTTGCTGCTAGTATCACTCAAGATTTTGATCATGCCCTCCAAAAATCTGTACCAAATGCattatattcaatttattttctgtcCTGTAGAATCCGGACTATGTTAGATTTCTTTTTGAAGCTTTTAGAACCCTGTTTAATCATCATTGGTCCTAGGAAGTAGTTAAAGATGTTGTTGATAGGATATAAGAAACACTGCTTAAAAGATGCCAATATTAACAGACATTATCCATCAAAGTAACAATTTGTCCACAGGAGCTGATTTGCAGAACCTGGTCAACCAAGCCGCTCTGGAGGCAGCACGGAGGGAGAAGGAATATGTGGATATGTCTGACGTGGAGTTTGCTAAGGATAAAATATTAATGGGTAAGTTACTTAAAGCATGGAAAGACACCACACAACTCCACACAACATGGGTAAGAGAattgttaatatataatataataatatataataataagcaaatatttatatagcgctttatgcaaaggcctcaaagcgcttaaaacaagtacacaaatatgcaagacaaatcactgtaaattttggaataaatgtgttttcaagagacgcttaaaacagtcaaccgatggtgcattgcgaattgaagatggtagattgttccagagttgaggtgcagcagagatgaaggctctttctccataaaactttgtgtttggggTATGGCTGGTGGCAAGAAGACACTTTGTAGACGAGCGAAGTTGGCGTTGAGGATGATACtgaggaattaaatttgtaatgtaaccagGAGCAAGGGAGTGTTGTGATTTGTACGTTAAGAGGAGGAGCTTATAAATTGACCGATGTTTTACTGGAAGCCAATGGAGTGATTGAAGCACTGGAGACATGTGATCATGACGCGATGAACATGATATTAACCGGGCAGCAGAATTCTGaacagtttgaagttttttcagtgtagagtcaggaaggccaaataaaagggAGTTACAGTAGTCAAGCCTGGGCATTATCAAGGAACATACAAGTTTTGTAGTGATATCTTTGGTTAAAAACTTCCGTATCCGGCTGATCTTCCGTACGGCATTGTATGATGATTTGCAAACAGCATTGACCTGTTGTTTCATGCTTAGATGGGGATCCAGTACAACTCCTAGACTTTTGACGTGCGTGGACGGAGTGATGGTAGTCTGatcaattttgactgaaataGATTTGATTGTTGTGGATTTAAATTGCGAGGTAGCATGGAGGATTTCAGTCTTTGAGTCATTGATAAAAAGATTGTTTGATATAGCCCATGATTTTACATCTGCAATACAGTTTTGGATTTTCTGAATAGCATCGGAACAATGATCAGGATGGAAAGATGTGAATAACTGAATGTCATCAGCATAAATAACAGTTTGCATATTAGCTGAAATGATTAAATCATGCAATGGAGCTACATACAAGGTGTAAAGTAACGGCCCCAGAACTGAGCCTTGTGGGACTCCAGTTGCAAGCGTAACTTCCTTTGACAGATTTTGATCCACAATAACACATTGGGTACGGTTTGCTAAGTATGATTTCATCCAATACAATGGAATTCCATCAACACCATATCTTTCATGCAAACGTGTTAAAAGTGTTTGGTGATTAATTGTGTCGAAGGCGGATGAGAAATCCAACAGGACTAGTAAAGCATCTTTACGCTCATCAAGGGCACAGAGAAGGCTATTCTGCACATAAAGTTGAGCAGTTTCTGTGCTGTAATTTGCTCGATATGCAGATTGCATTCTCGCATAGAGATCATTGTTTGAAAGATAATCTTGAAACTGTTTGCAAACAATACGTTCGATTAGCTTGGATAGATAAGGGAGGTTTGATATAGGTCTGTAATTTGCAAGATTATTAGCATCAAGCTTGGGTTTTTTAATATGAGGAATTATCACCGCTTGCTTCAGTGAGCATGGTAACTGACCTGAAGTTAAAGAAAGATTAACAATTTTCGTGATGACTGGTAGTAAGTCTGAGATACACTCCTTGAAGACAAATGTTGGCAAAGGATCCAAAAAACAAGAGGTAACTGGTGACGAGTTAATAACTTCTAAAACATCTTGTTCACTCACTTCTTTGAAAGCAGTAAAAACTGACTTTGATTTACATTGTTCCATCGGAGTATTACCAGTCCCATAGTCAGGATAAGCATGTTGGAGAGaatttactttttgttgaaaGAAATCAACAAATCGATTGGCAAGATTCTCAGCGACATCATATTTTGGGAGGGTATTATCCACTTCCGGTGAAGTTAGCTTATTTACAATACGAAACATATCCTTCTGGTTTGCGGAGGTAATCTGTTGTCGAAAATAACAGGACTTTGCGGAGATTAGCAAATCTTTGTAATGTTTACATTGAGTCATGTACAGCTGTTTGTGTACAATGAGACCGGagtg belongs to Apostichopus japonicus isolate 1M-3 chromosome 4, ASM3797524v1, whole genome shotgun sequence and includes:
- the LOC139966818 gene encoding ATP-dependent zinc metalloprotease YME1L1-like, whose product is MMSFNPTQILLPLPHLVASFQSLKSVVNRAATIANHSPAASPETVTSEGLDNVTACLTDLGITRDILKQCTELNFRSEQQYEDLQSWHQLTKAVIQMDLDPQSLPDIQTLCSPSNMNQHKTCWFRNQRSTLLLGGRHPSYLQNGIAPSRGFKTKRSSSKNKLTSTRLREQEGFLSALFSWRNKEPPQQLADKVDHALSKSESLVSDQNSFKTGFLEGYLKGKDDPKKSERWKGWTTFIVIGILGYIYLKMMSVFSRVSIIGTSTVDSINVSDVSFNDVRGIDEAKNELEHVVNYLKDPDKYTNLGGKLPKGVLLVGIPGTGKTLLARAVAGEANVPFYYASGSDFDNMFVGSGAKKVRDVFAEAKLTTPCVIFIDELDSVGGKRVDSPLHPYARQTINQLLSEMDGFKQNEGIVVLAATNFAESLDKALTRPGRFDVTVTVPRPDARGRQQILDLYLGKIKVGPDVDVEVLARGTVGFTGADLQNLVNQAALEAARREKEYVDMSDVEFAKDKILMGPERKSAQIDVKNLEITAYHEGGHALVAFYTQDARPINKATIMPRGPTLGHVSLLPEMDQWNETKAQLLAQMDICMGGRIGEELIFGTDYVTTGASSDFEQATKIARFMITKCGMSEKLGVMTYKEDREFPAGEAGKPSPETQSLIENEIRRLLKESYERAKLILKSHSKEHHKLAQALLQHETLTSEEIAAVITGEELKR